One window from the genome of Rhodococcus sp. ABRD24 encodes:
- a CDS encoding alpha/beta hydrolase, with translation MQHIESDFSGVHGTRIVYDVWRPDGEPTGVLLLAHGLGEHARRYDHVVARLTEIGLVVYAPDHRGHGRSGGKRIDLRNWSDFTDDLHHLSKLAAAENPGLDRFLLGHSMGGAIALSYALDHQDELAGLILSAPAVVLATGTPKIVIEIGKILGRFAPGVPVETLDAKAVSRDPKVVAAYESDPLVYHGKVKAGIARGLITSAESFPARLPSLTLPVLVLHGTDDRLADVAGSRMIAERAGSADLTLETYDGLFHEVFNEPEQDKVLDDLVDWLRPRLKVT, from the coding sequence GTGCAGCACATCGAGTCCGACTTCTCCGGGGTGCACGGCACCCGCATCGTGTACGACGTCTGGCGCCCCGACGGTGAGCCGACCGGGGTGCTCCTGCTCGCGCACGGTCTCGGCGAGCACGCTCGCCGGTACGACCATGTCGTCGCGCGACTGACCGAGATCGGCCTGGTGGTGTACGCCCCCGATCACCGCGGGCACGGTCGCTCGGGCGGCAAACGGATCGATCTCCGCAACTGGTCGGACTTCACCGACGATCTCCATCACCTGTCCAAGCTCGCTGCCGCCGAGAATCCCGGTCTCGATCGTTTCCTGTTGGGCCACAGCATGGGCGGAGCGATCGCGCTGTCGTACGCGCTGGACCACCAGGACGAGCTGGCCGGGTTGATCCTGTCCGCGCCCGCCGTGGTCCTGGCCACGGGTACCCCGAAGATCGTGATCGAGATCGGCAAGATCCTCGGGCGGTTCGCTCCGGGCGTTCCCGTCGAGACGCTCGACGCCAAGGCGGTTTCGCGTGACCCGAAGGTTGTCGCGGCGTACGAGTCCGACCCGCTCGTCTATCACGGGAAGGTCAAGGCGGGCATCGCCCGCGGCCTGATCACCTCGGCCGAGAGCTTCCCCGCGCGGCTGCCGTCACTCACCCTGCCGGTGCTGGTGCTGCACGGCACCGACGATCGGCTCGCCGACGTCGCGGGCAGCCGGATGATCGCTGAGCGGGCCGGCTCGGCGGATCTGACGCTCGAGACGTACGACGGACTGTTCCACGAGGTGTTCAACGAGCCGGAGCAGGACAAGGTCCTCGACGACCTGGTCGATTGGCTCCGTCCGCGTCTGAAGGTGACGTAG